The genomic segment CTGTGCTGCTGCAATTCTGTGTGGCGAAAAGCCAGTCAAAGCAATGCTTGTTTTCTCAGAGCAACTTAAGCTTTGGGCACTTATTGTTGCCTTGGGAGGTACTTTTTCTTCCTTTGAAATTTTAGATTTAGGTATACTAAAAGGGGAATTTAAGGCGGTCATTAAACAAATCCTCTACATTTTAAGTGCATTTGCCGGAGCACACATGGGGTATGTCATTTTACATGCGTTGGGAGTGCACAATTCATGAAAAAAATAAATTTTTCTGGCTTTTGGATTTTCGTCTTTGGATTTTTTATTGGGATAACATCCTATAATACTATGTATATGTATAAAATTGAAAATCTAATAAATGAAAATGAGCATCTTACTGCCCAACTGGAAGACTATATAGTTAAATTAAAAAAATTAGAAGAATCCAGTCAAAAGAAGGAAATTCCTGTTTTAAATCAAATCTCTCCGATTATGCTTAATAAACAGGAAGAACTTCTTCCAAAAAATGAAATCGATCAATATATAAAAGTTTTATTAAAAAATCAAATTGGTAAAGAGCTCAGCAAAATTGATGTAGACTTAATTTATAATGCACTCAACCGCCGTTTTCTAAAATTTCAAGATGGAGAATATCAATTGGAAATCAGAAGTATTATCGTGACAGACACTATGTATATCTACTACCGCGTAGAAAAAAGCAACAGCTAATTCAATTGGTAAAATTTTAAATTATAAAAGTCTGTTAGAGGGAAATACTATAGATAATAAATAAGCCATATGAAAATTTAATTAATTGAAAGGGGCTTTATCATGAGAACGATGGATTTTATTGCCTTACTTTTAATGATCATTGGAGCAATCAACTGGGGACTAATTGGATTCTTCCAGTTTGACCTTGTTGCTACTTTATTTGGTGGTATGGACGGTTGGCTAAGCAGAATCATTTATGCTTTAGTTGGATTAGCCGGCCTTTACGGTTTAAGTTTATTTGGAAAAATTGACAACGAATCTGTCAGAAGAACTGAATAATCTATAAAAAATGCAAGTCTTCCTTCTTTGTTAATTAATTTTTAAAAATTAACCTTTTTTAAAAAAATCATTTTTTTAAAAAAGGTTTTTTTAATTTCAAGGAGAATATAATTAATATATATAATTACAAATATTTTAAAGGGGGAGATTCTTATGATACAAATCATTGCGGGGGAAAAAGGTGAAGGAAAAACCAAGCATTTAATTGACATGGCCAATCGATCTGCCAAGAGCAGTAATGGTCATGTCGTATATCTGGATAACGACCGAGATCATATGTTCGATTTGCATCATAATATTCGTTTTATTGAAACAACTGGTTTTCCCGTTTCTGGATATAAAGAATTTTATGGTTTTATCTGTGGTATTTTATCTCAAGACCATGATATTGATTATGTATATATT from the Defluviitalea raffinosedens genome contains:
- a CDS encoding YtrH family sporulation protein, whose amino-acid sequence is MHKLINTMIYNFFIALGVILGGALFGCAAAILCGEKPVKAMLVFSEQLKLWALIVALGGTFSSFEILDLGILKGEFKAVIKQILYILSAFAGAHMGYVILHALGVHNS
- a CDS encoding DUF378 domain-containing protein, encoding MRTMDFIALLLMIIGAINWGLIGFFQFDLVATLFGGMDGWLSRIIYALVGLAGLYGLSLFGKIDNESVRRTE
- a CDS encoding twitching motility protein PilT, producing the protein MIQIIAGEKGEGKTKHLIDMANRSAKSSNGHVVYLDNDRDHMFDLHHNIRFIETTGFPVSGYKEFYGFICGILSQDHDIDYVYIDGLLKLSRLSIEEAQSFIEKLNEISEKYNVKFIIGMNCKEKEIPENLKSFLIA